The region CGGCGACGCGCGAGGCCGCGCGGGTGCTGGCGGCGAACGCCGGCTGACAGGGGGCTTTCACCGCACCGGGCGCGGTCGTACAGTGCTGTCATGAATACGCGGTTGTTCGCCTATCTCAGCTACCGTGACGCCCCCGCCGCCATCGACTGGCTCATGGCGTGCGGCTTCGACACGGTGCGCAGGATCGACGGCACCGACGGCACCGTCGTCCACGCCGAGATGCGCCTGGGCGAGGCGGTCGTCATCGTCTCGAGCAACGACATCGACTACGACCACGCCGTGCTCGTCGGGCAACCCTCCGGCCACGGCATCTACCTCATGGTTCCCGACGTCGACGCGGTGTACGCGAGGGCCGTGGCGGCGGGGGCGACGCCCGTCATCGAACCGGAGGACACCGAGTGGACCACCCGCAGGGCGCGCGTGCTCGACCCGGAGGGGATCGAGTGGAGCTTCGGCGGTTACGAGCCGGGGCAGGTCTAGCGCCGACATTCCCTTTCGAGTCGTCGTCACCTACTGTGGGTTCGTGCACAAGTATTCCTCGCTAAATAGCGGACACGCGCGGTGAGCGATACCCGTGACGACTACGGCGACCTCGCCGATATGTTCGAGAGGTCGCAGGTCGAGACCTACCGGCCCGACACGACCGACCCGGAATACCTGAGAAAGCGCGGCCGTCGACGACGCAGGCGCCTCATCGCGGCCGGCATCGTCTTCCTGGTCTTCGCCGCGGCCGTCGGGACCTACCTCCCCCTCACCCTGCTCGCCCCCGTCGCCGCGACCCCCGCGGCGTTCGCCGAGCCGCCCATCGAACAGCCGGC is a window of Conyzicola nivalis DNA encoding:
- a CDS encoding VOC family protein, giving the protein MNTRLFAYLSYRDAPAAIDWLMACGFDTVRRIDGTDGTVVHAEMRLGEAVVIVSSNDIDYDHAVLVGQPSGHGIYLMVPDVDAVYARAVAAGATPVIEPEDTEWTTRRARVLDPEGIEWSFGGYEPGQV